The following are encoded together in the Oncorhynchus keta strain PuntledgeMale-10-30-2019 unplaced genomic scaffold, Oket_V2 Un_contig_15588_pilon_pilon, whole genome shotgun sequence genome:
- the mal2 gene encoding protein MAL2 isoform X27, whose translation MLNPEVCYYYNMLNPEVCYYYNMLNPEVCYYYNMLNPEVCYYYNMLNPEVCYYYNMLNPEVCYYYNMLNPEVCYYYNMLNPEVCYYYNMLNPEVCYYYNMLNPEVCYYYNMLNPEVCYYYNMLNPEVCYYYNILNPEVCYYYNILNPEVCYYYNMLNPEVCYYYNILNPEVCYYYNILNPEVCYYYNILNPEVCYYYNMLNPEVCYYYNMLNPEVCYYYNILNPEVCYYYNMLNPEVCYYYNMLNPEVCYYYNMLNPEVCYYYNILNPEVCYYYNILNPEVCYYYNILNPEVCYYYNILNPEVCYYYNTGMFLEPW comes from the exons atgttaaacccagaggtctgttactactataacatgttaaacccagaggtctgttactactataacatgttaaacccagaggtctgttactactataacatgttaaacccagaggtctgttactactataacatgttaaacccagag gtctgttactactataacatgttaaacccagag gtctgttactactataacatgttaaacccagag gtctgttactactataacatgttaaacccagaggtctgttactactataacatgttaaacccagaggtctgttactactataacatgttaaacccagaggtctgttactactataacatgttaaacccagag gtctgttactactataacatgttaaacccagaggtctgttactactataacatattaaacccagaggtctgttactactataacatattaaacccagag gtctgttactactataacatgttaaacccagaggtctgttactactataacatattaaacccagaggtctgttactactataacatattaaacccagaggtctgttactactataacatattaaacccagaggtctgttactactataacatgttaaacccagag gtctgttactactataacatgttaaacccagaggtctgttactactataacatattaaacccagag gtctgttactactataacatgttaaacccagaggtctgttactactataacatgttaaacccagag gtctgttactactataacatgttaaacccagaggtctgttactactataacatattaaacccagaggtctgttactactataacatattaaacccagaggtctgttactactataacatattaaacccagaggtctgttactactataacatattaaacccagaggtctgttactactataacaCAGGGATGTTTTTAGAGCCTTGGTGA
- the mal2 gene encoding protein MAL2 isoform X29, translating to MLNPEVCYYYNMLNPEVCYYYNMLNPEVCYYYNMLNPEVCYYYNMLNPEVCYYYNMLNPEVCYYYNILNPEVCYYYNILNPEVCYYYNMLNPEVCYYYNILNPEVCYYYNILNPEVCYYYNILNPEVCYYYNILNPEVCYYYNILNPEVCYYYNILNPEVCYYYNMLNPEVCYYYNMLNPEVCYYYNILNPEVCYHYNILNPEVCYYYNMLNPEVCYYYNMLNPEVCYYYNMLNPEVCYYYNMLNPEVCYYYNMLNPEVCYYYNILNPEVCYYYNILNPEVCYYYNILNPEVCYYYNILNPEVCYYYNTGMFLEPW from the exons atgttaaacccagaggtctgttactactataacatgttaaacccagaggtctgttactactataacatgttaaacccagaggtctgttactactataacatgttaaacccagaggtctgttactactataacatgttaaacccagag gtctgttactactataacatgttaaacccagaggtctgttactactataacatattaaacccagaggtctgttactactataacatattaaacccagaggtctgttactactataacatgttaaacccagag gtctgttactactataacatattaaacccagaggtctgttactactataacatattaaacccagaggtctgttactactataacatattaaacccagaggtctgttactactataacatattaaacccagaggtctgttactactataacatattaaacccagaggtctgttactactataacatattaaacccagaggtctgttactactataacatgttaaacccagag gtctgttactactataacatgttaaacccagaggtctgttactactataacatattaaacccagag gtctgttaccactataacatattaaacccagag gtctgttactactataacatgttaaacccagaggtctgttactactataacatgttaaacccagag gtctgttactactataacatgttaaacccagaggtctgttactactataacatgttaaacccagag gtctgttactactataacatgttaaacccagaggtctgttactactataacatattaaacccagaggtctgttactactataacatattaaacccagaggtctgttactactataacatattaaacccagaggtctgttactactataacatattaaacccagaggtctgttactactataacaCAGGGATGTTTTTAGAGCCTTGGTGA
- the mal2 gene encoding protein MAL2 isoform X30 encodes MLNPEVCYYYNMLNPEVCYYYNMLNPEVCYYYNMLNPEVCYYYNMLNPEVCYYYNMLNPEVCYYYNILNPEVCYYYNILNPEVCYYYNMLNPEVCYYYNILNPEVCYYYNILNPEVCYYYNILNPEVCYYYNILNPEVCYYYNILNPEVCYYYNILNPEVCYYYNMLNPEVCYYYNMLNPEVCYYYNILNPEVCYHYNILNPEVCYHYNILNPEVCYYYNMLNPEVCYYYNMLNPEVCYYYNMLNPEVCYYYNMLNPEVCYYYNILNPEVCYYYNILNPEVCYYYNILNPEVCYYYNILNPEVCYYYNTGMFLEPW; translated from the exons atgttaaacccagaggtctgttactactataacatgttaaacccagaggtctgttactactataacatgttaaacccagaggtctgttactactataacatgttaaacccagaggtctgttactactataacatgttaaacccagag gtctgttactactataacatgttaaacccagaggtctgttactactataacatattaaacccagaggtctgttactactataacatattaaacccagaggtctgttactactataacatgttaaacccagag gtctgttactactataacatattaaacccagaggtctgttactactataacatattaaacccagaggtctgttactactataacatattaaacccagaggtctgttactactataacatattaaacccagaggtctgttactactataacatattaaacccagaggtctgttactactataacatattaaacccagaggtctgttactactataacatgttaaacccagag gtctgttactactataacatgttaaacccagaggtctgttactactataacatattaaacccagag gtctgttaccactataacatattaaacccagag gtctgttaccactataacatattaaacccagag gtctgttactactataacatgttaaacccagag gtctgttactactataacatgttaaacccagaggtctgttactactataacatgttaaacccagag gtctgttactactataacatgttaaacccagaggtctgttactactataacatattaaacccagaggtctgttactactataacatattaaacccagaggtctgttactactataacatattaaacccagaggtctgttactactataacatattaaacccagaggtctgttactactataacaCAGGGATGTTTTTAGAGCCTTGGTGA
- the mal2 gene encoding protein MAL2 isoform X15 — protein MLNPEVCYYYNMLNPEVCYYYNMLNPEVCYYYNMLNPEVCYYYNMLNPEVCYYYNMLNPEVCYYYNILNPEVCYHYNILNPEVCYHYNILNPEVCYYYNMLNPEVCYYYNMLNPEVCYYYNMLNPEVCYYYNMLNPEVCYYYNMLNPEVCYYYNILNPEVCYYYNILNPEVCYYYNMLNPEVCYYYNILNPEVCYYYNILNPEVCYYYNILNPEVCYYYNMLNPEVCYYYNMLNPEVCYYYNILNPEVCYYYNMLNPEVCYYYNMLNPEVCYYYNMLNPEVCYYYNILNPEVCYYYNILNPEVCYYYNILNPEVCYYYNILNPEVCYYYNTGMFLEPW, from the exons atgttaaacccagaggtctgttactactataacatgttaaacccagaggtctgttactactataacatgttaaacccagaggtctgttactactataacatgttaaacccagaggtctgttactactataacatgttaaacccagag gtctgttactactataacatgttaaacccagaggtctgttactactataacatattaaacccagag gtctgttaccactataacatattaaacccagag gtctgttaccactataacatattaaacccagag gtctgttactactataacatgttaaacccagaggtctgttactactataacatgttaaacccagaggtctgttactactataacatgttaaacccagaggtctgttactactataacatgttaaacccagag gtctgttactactataacatgttaaacccagaggtctgttactactataacatattaaacccagaggtctgttactactataacatattaaacccagag gtctgttactactataacatgttaaacccagaggtctgttactactataacatattaaacccagaggtctgttactactataacatattaaacccagaggtctgttactactataacatattaaacccagaggtctgttactactataacatgttaaacccagag gtctgttactactataacatgttaaacccagaggtctgttactactataacatattaaacccagag gtctgttactactataacatgttaaacccagaggtctgttactactataacatgttaaacccagag gtctgttactactataacatgttaaacccagaggtctgttactactataacatattaaacccagaggtctgttactactataacatattaaacccagaggtctgttactactataacatattaaacccagaggtctgttactactataacatattaaacccagaggtctgttactactataacaCAGGGATGTTTTTAGAGCCTTGGTGA
- the mal2 gene encoding protein MAL2 isoform X24, translated as MLNPEVCYYYNMLNPEVCYYYNMLNPEVCYYYNMLNPEVCYYYNMLNPEVCYYYNMLNPEVCYHYNILNPEVCYHYNILNPEVCYYYNMLNPEVCYYYNMLNPEVCYYYNMLNPEVCYYYNMLNPEVCYYYNMLNPEVCYYYNILNPEVCYYYNILNPEVCYYYNMLNPEVCYYYNILNPEVCYYYNILNPEVCYYYNILNPEVCYYYNMLNPEVCYYYNMLNPEVCYYYNILNPEVCYYYNMLNPEVCYYYNMLNPEVCYYYNMLNPEVCYYYNILNPEVCYYYNILNPEVCYYYNILNPEVCYYYNILNPEVCYYYNTGMFLEPW; from the exons atgttaaacccagaggtctgttactactataacatgttaaacccagaggtctgttactactataacatgttaaacccagaggtctgttactactataacatgttaaacccagaggtctgttactactataacatgttaaacccagag gtctgttactactataacatgttaaacccagag gtctgttaccactataacatattaaacccagag gtctgttaccactataacatattaaacccagag gtctgttactactataacatgttaaacccagaggtctgttactactataacatgttaaacccagaggtctgttactactataacatgttaaacccagaggtctgttactactataacatgttaaacccagag gtctgttactactataacatgttaaacccagaggtctgttactactataacatattaaacccagaggtctgttactactataacatattaaacccagag gtctgttactactataacatgttaaacccagaggtctgttactactataacatattaaacccagaggtctgttactactataacatattaaacccagaggtctgttactactataacatattaaacccagaggtctgttactactataacatgttaaacccagag gtctgttactactataacatgttaaacccagaggtctgttactactataacatattaaacccagag gtctgttactactataacatgttaaacccagaggtctgttactactataacatgttaaacccagag gtctgttactactataacatgttaaacccagaggtctgttactactataacatattaaacccagaggtctgttactactataacatattaaacccagaggtctgttactactataacatattaaacccagaggtctgttactactataacatattaaacccagaggtctgttactactataacaCAGGGATGTTTTTAGAGCCTTGGTGA
- the mal2 gene encoding protein MAL2 isoform X33, with product MLNPEVCYYYNMLNPEVCYYYNMLNPEVCYYYNMLNPEVCYYYNMLNPEVCYYYNMLNPEVCYYYNMLNPEVCYYYNMLNPEVCYYYNMLNPEVCYYYNMLNPEVCYYYNMLNPEVCYYYNILNPEVCYYYNILNPEVCYYYNMLNPEVCYYYNILNPEVCYYYNILNPEVCYYYNILNPEVCYYYNMLNPEVCYYYNMLNPEVCYYYNILNPEVCYYYNMLNPEVCYYYNMLNPEVCYYYNMLNPEVCYYYNILNPEVCYYYNILNPEVCYYYNILNPEVCYYYNILNPEVCYYYNTGMFLEPW from the exons atgttaaacccagaggtctgttactactataacatgttaaacccagaggtctgttactactataacatgttaaacccagaggtctgttactactataacatgttaaacccagaggtctgttactactataacatgttaaacccagag gtctgttactactataacatgttaaacccagaggtctgttactactataacatgttaaacccagag gtctgttactactataacatgttaaacccagaggtctgttactactataacatgttaaacccagaggtctgttactactataacatgttaaacccagag gtctgttactactataacatgttaaacccagaggtctgttactactataacatattaaacccagaggtctgttactactataacatattaaacccagag gtctgttactactataacatgttaaacccagaggtctgttactactataacatattaaacccagaggtctgttactactataacatattaaacccagaggtctgttactactataacatattaaacccagaggtctgttactactataacatgttaaacccagag gtctgttactactataacatgttaaacccagaggtctgttactactataacatattaaacccagag gtctgttactactataacatgttaaacccagaggtctgttactactataacatgttaaacccagag gtctgttactactataacatgttaaacccagaggtctgttactactataacatattaaacccagaggtctgttactactataacatattaaacccagaggtctgttactactataacatattaaacccagaggtctgttactactataacatattaaacccagaggtctgttactactataacaCAGGGATGTTTTTAGAGCCTTGGTGA
- the mal2 gene encoding protein MAL2 isoform X18, translating into MLNPEVCYYYNMLNPEVCYYYNMLNPEVCYYYNMLNPEVCYYYNMLNPEVCYYYNMLNPEVCYYYNMLNPEVCYHYNILNPEVCYHYNILNPEVCYYYNMLNPEVCYYYNMLNPEVCYYYNMLNPEVCYYYNMLNPEVCYYYNMLNPEVCYYYNILNPEVCYYYNILNPEVCYYYNMLNPEVCYYYNILNPEVCYYYNILNPEVCYYYNILNPEVCYYYNMLNPEVCYYYNMLNPEVCYYYNILNPEVCYYYNMLNPEVCYYYNMLNPEVCYYYNMLNPEVCYYYNILNPEVCYYYNILNPEVCYYYNILNPEVCYYYNILNPEVCYYYNTGMFLEPW; encoded by the exons atgttaaacccagaggtctgttactactataacatgttaaacccagaggtctgttactactataacatgttaaacccagaggtctgttactactataacatgttaaacccagaggtctgttactactataacatgttaaacccagag gtctgttactactataacatgttaaacccagag gtctgttactactataacatgttaaacccagag gtctgttaccactataacatattaaacccagag gtctgttaccactataacatattaaacccagag gtctgttactactataacatgttaaacccagaggtctgttactactataacatgttaaacccagaggtctgttactactataacatgttaaacccagaggtctgttactactataacatgttaaacccagag gtctgttactactataacatgttaaacccagaggtctgttactactataacatattaaacccagaggtctgttactactataacatattaaacccagag gtctgttactactataacatgttaaacccagaggtctgttactactataacatattaaacccagaggtctgttactactataacatattaaacccagaggtctgttactactataacatattaaacccagaggtctgttactactataacatgttaaacccagag gtctgttactactataacatgttaaacccagaggtctgttactactataacatattaaacccagag gtctgttactactataacatgttaaacccagaggtctgttactactataacatgttaaacccagag gtctgttactactataacatgttaaacccagaggtctgttactactataacatattaaacccagaggtctgttactactataacatattaaacccagaggtctgttactactataacatattaaacccagaggtctgttactactataacatattaaacccagaggtctgttactactataacaCAGGGATGTTTTTAGAGCCTTGGTGA
- the mal2 gene encoding protein MAL2 isoform X4 yields the protein MLNPEVCYYYNMLNPEVCYYYNMLNPEVCYYYNMLNPEVCYYYNMLNPEVCYYYNMLNPEVCYYYNILNPEVCYYYNILNPEVCYYYNMLNPEVCYYYNMLNPEVCYYYNMLNPEVCYHYNILNPEVCYHYNILNPEVCYYYNMLNPEVCYYYNMLNPEVCYYYNMLNPEVCYYYNMLNPEVCYYYNMLNPEVCYYYNILNPEVCYYYNILNPEVCYYYNMLNPEVCYYYNILNPEVCYYYNILNPEVCYYYNILNPEVCYYYNMLNPEVCYYYNMLNPEVCYYYNILNPEVCYYYNMLNPEVCYYYNMLNPEVCYYYNMLNPEVCYYYNILNPEVCYYYNILNPEVCYYYNILNPEVCYYYNILNPEVCYYYNTGMFLEPW from the exons atgttaaacccagaggtctgttactactataacatgttaaacccagaggtctgttactactataacatgttaaacccagaggtctgttactactataacatgttaaacccagaggtctgttactactataacatgttaaacccagag gtctgttactactataacatgttaaacccagaggtctgttactactataacatattaaacccagaggtctgttactactataacatattaaacccagaggtctgttactactataacatgttaaacccagaggtctgttactactataacatgttaaacccagag gtctgttactactataacatgttaaacccagag gtctgttaccactataacatattaaacccagag gtctgttaccactataacatattaaacccagag gtctgttactactataacatgttaaacccagaggtctgttactactataacatgttaaacccagaggtctgttactactataacatgttaaacccagaggtctgttactactataacatgttaaacccagag gtctgttactactataacatgttaaacccagaggtctgttactactataacatattaaacccagaggtctgttactactataacatattaaacccagag gtctgttactactataacatgttaaacccagaggtctgttactactataacatattaaacccagaggtctgttactactataacatattaaacccagaggtctgttactactataacatattaaacccagaggtctgttactactataacatgttaaacccagag gtctgttactactataacatgttaaacccagaggtctgttactactataacatattaaacccagag gtctgttactactataacatgttaaacccagaggtctgttactactataacatgttaaacccagag gtctgttactactataacatgttaaacccagaggtctgttactactataacatattaaacccagaggtctgttactactataacatattaaacccagaggtctgttactactataacatattaaacccagaggtctgttactactataacatattaaacccagaggtctgttactactataacaCAGGGATGTTTTTAGAGCCTTGGTGA
- the mal2 gene encoding protein MAL2 isoform X34, which yields MLNPEVCYYYNMLNPEVCYYYNMLNPEVCYYYNMLNPEVCYYYNMLNPEVCYYYNMLNPEVCYYYNMLNPEVCYYYNMLNPEVCYYYNMLNPEVCYYYNMLNPEVCYYYNMLNPEVCYYYNILNPEVCYYYNILNPEVCYYYNMLNPEVCYYYNILNPEVCYYYNILNPEVCYYYNILNPEVCYYYNMLNPEVCYYYNMLNPEVCYYYNILNPEVCYYYNMLNPEVCYYYNMLNPEVCYYYNMLNPEVCYYYNILNPEVCYYYNILNPEVCYYYNILNPEVCYYYNILNPEVCYYYNTGMFLEPW from the exons atgttaaacccagaggtctgttactactataacatgttaaacccagaggtctgttactactataacatgttaaacccagaggtctgttactactataacatgttaaacccagaggtctgttactactataacatgttaaacccagag gtctgttactactataacatgttaaacccagag gtctgttactactataacatgttaaacccagaggtctgttactactataacatgttaaacccagaggtctgttactactataacatgttaaacccagaggtctgttactactataacatgttaaacccagag gtctgttactactataacatgttaaacccagaggtctgttactactataacatattaaacccagaggtctgttactactataacatattaaacccagag gtctgttactactataacatgttaaacccagaggtctgttactactataacatattaaacccagaggtctgttactactataacatattaaacccagaggtctgttactactataacatattaaacccagaggtctgttactactataacatgttaaacccagag gtctgttactactataacatgttaaacccagaggtctgttactactataacatattaaacccagag gtctgttactactataacatgttaaacccagaggtctgttactactataacatgttaaacccagag gtctgttactactataacatgttaaacccagaggtctgttactactataacatattaaacccagaggtctgttactactataacatattaaacccagaggtctgttactactataacatattaaacccagaggtctgttactactataacatattaaacccagaggtctgttactactataacaCAGGGATGTTTTTAGAGCCTTGGTGA
- the mal2 gene encoding protein MAL2 isoform X21: MLNPEVCYYYNMLNPEVCYYYNMLNPEVCYYYNMLNPEVCYYYNMLNPEVCYYYNMLNPEVCYYYNMLNPEVCYYYNMLNPEVCYYYNMLNPEVCYYYNMLNPEVCYYYNMLNPEVCYYYNMLNPEVCYYYNMLNPEVCYYYNILNPEVCYYYNILNPEVCYYYNMLNPEVCYYYNILNPEVCYYYNILNPEVCYYYNILNPEVCYYYNMLNPEVCYYYNMLNPEVCYYYNILNPEVCYYYNMLNPEVCYYYNMLNPEVCYYYNMLNPEVCYYYNILNPEVCYYYNILNPEVCYYYNILNPEVCYYYNILNPEVCYYYNTGMFLEPW; encoded by the exons atgttaaacccagaggtctgttactactataacatgttaaacccagaggtctgttactactataacatgttaaacccagaggtctgttactactataacatgttaaacccagaggtctgttactactataacatgttaaacccagag gtctgttactactataacatgttaaacccagag gtctgttactactataacatgttaaacccagaggtctgttactactataacatgttaaacccagag gtctgttactactataacatgttaaacccagaggtctgttactactataacatgttaaacccagaggtctgttactactataacatgttaaacccagaggtctgttactactataacatgttaaacccagag gtctgttactactataacatgttaaacccagaggtctgttactactataacatattaaacccagaggtctgttactactataacatattaaacccagag gtctgttactactataacatgttaaacccagaggtctgttactactataacatattaaacccagaggtctgttactactataacatattaaacccagaggtctgttactactataacatattaaacccagaggtctgttactactataacatgttaaacccagag gtctgttactactataacatgttaaacccagaggtctgttactactataacatattaaacccagag gtctgttactactataacatgttaaacccagaggtctgttactactataacatgttaaacccagag gtctgttactactataacatgttaaacccagaggtctgttactactataacatattaaacccagaggtctgttactactataacatattaaacccagaggtctgttactactataacatattaaacccagaggtctgttactactataacatattaaacccagaggtctgttactactataacaCAGGGATGTTTTTAGAGCCTTGGTGA